A region of the Lycium barbarum isolate Lr01 chromosome 1, ASM1917538v2, whole genome shotgun sequence genome:
AGTACTCCATTGTTTGGCCATACAATTACACTGATACTCGTACACACACCGTTCGTAAGATATTAAGTTTTTGTTTAACAATCTgattcattatttcaaattttaattTGAAAAAGAGGATTTGACGTTAGAAAAACAGTTTTAAAGAGTATTAAAAAGTTTTTTCTTCACAAAACTATAGATTTTTCAATTCCAAGTAAAATTCGTGTTTAAATACAAACACAAAACTTTCAAATACTTTTTTCCAACTATAATTTAATTCAAAAACTCTAATTTTTTTTTCGCTTAACATAAAATGTATCTGGCGATTTTTTCATGCCTAATTAAGCTTTAATAGGAAGGTTACTCCATATTTGTGTTAGTAAGAGGTAGTAATTTTTTGTTAAAATACTCGAAGCGAAACTCAAATTCGTCAAATTCTTCACACTTATcgttattgaaaaaaaaaaagaaaaaaaaagagcagaTTGAATTATACTACTACAACTACTTATATATTAACAATAAAAATTAACCTTTTAATTTAAAATAGTAGTATAAAGTGCAAAGGTGAGAGTATGAGCCTAATAGCTGGCACGTTGGTCTTTATTAATTACCACTTAGCATGTCTCAACATTTACCACCTTATCGACCATGTGCCAATACAAATTGAAATtgtcaaaaattaaaatattgagAATTAAATAAAATCATGTGACTGTCACTCCATTCTGCAATTTCTCATGATTCAATAGGCAAATTGCGTTTAAATTATGTAACACAATTCATACAACAGTTTCATCACATATTTTATGAAAGAGATAGAAGAATTACTATGAACTTTTGAAACATTTTTTGGCCGGAGAATTTTAGTAACTCAATCGATTGACTACATGGTTCAATTTCTCACCTTTTAATTCCCTTCCCTACCCCCAatttaaagaagaagaaaaaaaatcttttgcgCACTATAAAACTAACAGTTCCTATACTTTTATATGACATCTAAATAAATACTAATAACTTTATACATTTAAACGTTAACAAGATTCGACCTTATCCGAATCCTTACTTTCATTATGTTTTTTTGTGAGTGTTATTCCCTATGCGAATGAACTCGTATCCTCGTATTCAGCAATAGTTATATTAAAACCAGAATAAAATATTAATGTCATAAGCAACCGCATGGTCTCTTCTTCGCATTACTGATTACACAACGTGTTGAGTACTACATTGTTGGTGGCACTTGATCTTCTTATATATATTGGAAAATTCTTACATTTAGCTTTTGGCCATGAATTAGGTtcaattttatttgttatattGTAATAGTTGAAATTTATatgtaataaaataataataataaggtataaataattaactaatatTATAATAGTATAGTCATACTGATGATAGGTTTTGTTTTTATAATGGTAAAGCTTAATGATATCACTATGTGACATAGAATGAGCGAAATTTAGTTACATTAAATGAGAAAAGAAAATAGTTTTGTACTGTTAGTACTATTATCGAAAAAATTTAGCAAGTTGTATTATGTAATAGGCTATATAGTTACTTTAATAGAatagaaaataattttatatcAACATTCAGTGATTATACGTGAAATTAGCAATAAGTCACTAACTTAGATCTACTAATTAGAAATTATCTAACAGAGATAAATTGTCTTGGCCTCATAAACCATATGCTTCTCATACATAGTTTGCCTTAGCTTGTCGTGATATAAAAGAAATATTATAGTTTTTTAATATTGTACAAATAAAGTTCAATTACATATTGTGGTAAAAATAATTTCATATGTTTAGTCTTAATTAACGTGAAAAAAATTGGAGACCCACGTGCAAGTCATCACCGTTCCCCTATATAAATGGACTCCTACATCCCAATTCAACATACCAGGGTGCTTATTAATTCTAAACAAAAATGAAGAGTACTATCTTTTTGCTCTCATTTTTCCTTCTCCATTTTGCCTTTTCTACAGCAAATCCCTCAGAAATCTCTGCAGGTCCTTCACCATCTCCAGTTCTTGACATCAATGGCGATAAAGTCCGAGCTGGTTCGAACTACTTCGTATTACCAGTGATACGAGGAAGAGGGGGCGGGCTTTTCCCATCCAACGTTAAACAAAACAATACTTGTCCTAGGGACATTATCCAAGAGGCCAACGAGGTCCAACAAGGATTGCCTGTGGTTTTCACCCCAGTGGATCCCAAAAAAGGCGTAGTTCGTCTATCCACTGACCTTAATGTCAGGTTCTTTACTCCAACTATTTGTGCAAGAGAGACTATTTGGAAAGTTGGTGAGTATGATGATAAGTTGAAGCAGTACTTTGTGGTTACTGGTGGAGTTGAAGGGAATCCAGGGCCTCAAACTGTGAGCAATTGGTTCAAGATTGAGAAACTTGGGTCGGATTATAAGTTTGTGTTCTGTCCTAGTGTGTGCACGTTTTGTAAGGTTATTTGCAAAGATGTTGGGATTTTCATTCAGGATGGTGTTAGGTTTTTGGCTCTCAGTGACACTCCATTTAGGATCATGTTCAAGAAGACTTTCTGATCCAATGTACCTTTCTGTGTTTTCAGTTTTATGGCGTGTGGTCATTTTCCTCTAATTTAGTTTCTGTTGTAATCTCGGTTGCTTTTCGGTTTGTGATGCAACTTAATATTAGCTGTTTGATTTTCCGCTCCAATGGTGTTTCTTTGTTCTCTTACCCTTTGCTGTTCCCACTACAGCATTGTTTTATCTGACATTTGCTAAATTCGCGGATGCATTGGGAATTTTAATAATTTTACTACATAATTAAGTTACTTATTACATAACATTTATTTATTTAGAAAATTTACTAATTAAATGTTAGAAGATCAAGCGCTTACCATTGTGCCAAAAGTTATAGCGTATAGTAAGGGTGCTCTTTATTTCTTAACAAAGTCGACCAAGCAAGCATCATCCATGTTCGATCATGACTCCGAGTCGGGCCACCCCAGCTCCCTCATGGGCTTTGCCATAGGGAGGATGTTGGCGTTACCCAATAATCTCCCTCCCAATCATCACTTTATATCTTAACTAAGCTCACCAGGCAAGCGTCATCCACGTTCGATTTTCACTTCGACCTGAGCCACCCCAGCATAATCGTGTAACTTGCCATAGGCGGGATGTTGGCGTTACCCAACAACCCCTCTCCTAACACCTGCCTCAGGCAACATTTTGCTCTTGGGAATCGAACTTATGACCGTAGCTCTGATGTCACTTATTAGGATCAAGCGCTTAATTAGCATTGTGCCAAAAGCTATAGCTTATAGTAAGGGCACAACTTTATTTTTTAACTATGCCCACCAAGCAAGTGTCATTTCGATCACGACTCCGATCCGGGCCACCCTGGCCCCCTCGTGGGCCTTGTCATAGGCAGGATGTTGGCGTTACCCAACATTAAAATTCAAAACAATACCAAAAGAATAAGTTGCAAGTCTTCTCATTTAATATGCAATGAAATACACATTTTAAATTGTTGGTCAAAATTTACGTGGACTGTATCaatatttatataattaaatCATCTAAAAGATAAATAAGCATAATAATCTATAGTAAAGGTGATTCAAAAATATTTCAAGATTCGACCTTTAAAGTTTTTAATATTGAATTCATTGTGATTTCAAAATTATGCGTCCAAATTTAATATTGTTTAAAATTGTAATGAATTCTTACATAATCCATCCTCCACATAAAAATTAGGGAATTCAAATACTGTAAATCAGTTGCCGAATAACTACATCCACTACTGACTTGCAAAAAATGTTAAATTACTTGGCGTAAAACCAAAATATGTAACTcgatttatttttttcaaaaaaaaaatggtgaaATTAAACTCGTGACCTTCACTTAAAACTCCAATATTGAGGGTGAGGTGTTCCCACTACTCAAGTCTCAAGGAAATATCAGTGAGTCTCTTCCCACATTGACAAAACGAGTGTAATGATATCTCTTCCCACATTGACAAAACGAGTGTAATGATATCTAAACAATAGCACCACCACTTCTCTAACAGAGTATGAATGCGTGCAAAATCGATTGCTTTCAGCTTTCCTCGTCTATCCACGTGGGCGTGAGGTGATACCCAGAAAATGCTGACTATGAATTTCATTCAGAAATTGTAAATAATATAATGCGCATTCAGCAATTTATATTGTAAAAACGAAAATAAAAGAATTAGATAAACCATATGCGTCCACTTCATACTGTTTCCCTCTCGGTATTCTACTAGCAAATTGGGTGTTAAAAACATTATCCTCTGCCCCTTTTTATACCACGTTGTTATTACTTGAAATTTTAAATAATATTATCTCTCAGAATGGCTTTGTCTAATAGATATGGTTTAAAACACATCTACTTTCTTAAAATCATGATCTATGCTCTGCAATATTTTTATACTTAATTTCAACAAATCTAGTAATTGCAAACATCATTCATTTTTGACCGCAGAGTGTCATTTTTTTATGAGGTGGAACCACTTTTAACCTCTGCTTCCAGTAATTTAAATATTAAATAATGAGAATTAAATAAAACCATATGCCTCCATCTCATGATGTCTCTTCGCTCTACCGAACAGGTAAACTAGGAGTCCTATATTTCAAAAGATATCATATAATATAGTAATCATCACTAGAgtaatttttcaaattaataaacCAAAATTGCATCCAAATGCCAAAAAGAGGTCCTCCacaacatcattttttttttcttttcataatgtTATTGTCCTATTTTTTCAATACCCGACCTTTTTCTCTTTCCCGTGAATAATTTTAGTAAAATAAAGTTACAGCACTACCAAGACCCATTTGATTTTAAAACAATTAGTTTTAGCTTTTGATGTGTCATGTTAAATATTCTTCAAATAATAAAAGTAACTCTAGTTAATTAAGGTTTATCGAAGCACAAGGAGTAAACAAGTTTTTTAAACTTTTTGTCAAAAAATCCCCCAAACACAGATAAAACCAATGCCAAAAAGTCAAACCCCCACCTCATCGCAGATATGTCGTTCTAACTTCTAACCATATCTTTCAAACGCGTTAAGCCCTTTGACGGGTTGCATTCCATTGCAAAAATGACTACGTATTTAATTACGCATGTATTTGACGAAAGCCGCAATTTGTTCCCTTGGCGCGCGTCGGTGGCAAATTACAAATTCATTCATATTTTAGCATTGAATTGGTCAATATTATTTATACTTCTCTGTCTAAAATTATTTCATGTTCAAGAATCAAACTTTGAAAATTTTGACTAATATTTTAAGACATATTTATTATCAAGTtgacatgaaaagaattactaCTATTACTTATAGTAGTTCTTTTTGCATAGTTTTATTTAATATCtaattttgattttaaaatattaaattgctTTTGGCCAATTTAGCttcgaaaattaaaaaaaattcaatgaGAAATTAGTGAGAAAATAAAGATTTTTTAATAGTGAAATTTTGGGGCATAAGACAATGGCTTGACTGGCCTATCCTTGGAGCCGCCCGTGAAATAAACGAGTATGGAAATTGGAGATCCACCCACGTGCAAAAAACATCACCGTATCCCTCTATCAATTGACATTCACCTGCCCATAAGCACTCATATCAACTGCACACTGAAATGTATCTCAATTTGAACGAAGAAAAAATGAACACCCTTTTGCTACTCCTCTCACTTTCAATTATCCCTTTCACCTTGTGTGTACCCAACCCCTCAAGACTCTTAGCAGGTTCATCACCATCTCCAGTTCTTGACATCAACGGCGACAAAGTCCAAGCGGGCCCCAACTATTTCATCTTACCAGTGATCCGAGGAAGAGGAGGCGGTCTATACCCATCCAACGTTAAACAAAACAACACTTGTCCTAGAGACATTATTCAAGAGGCCCCCGAGGTCCAAGAAGGATTGCCTGTGGTCTTTACACGTGTCGACGCAAAAAAAGGCGCTGTTAGTTTATGCACTGATCTAAATGTCAGGTTTTATACTCCAACTATTTGTGCTAGAGAAACTATTTGGAAACTTGGGCCTTATGATGAAGAGTTGAAGCAGTACTTTGTGGTGACTGGTGGAGTTGAAGGGAACCCGGGTCCACAAACTGTGAACAATTGGTTCAAGATTGAGAAATTTAAGAAGGATTATAAGTTTGTGTTCTGTCCAAGTGTGTGCAATTTTTGTAAAGTTATTTGCAAAGATGTTGGGATTTTCACCAAGGATGGGGTCAGGTTTTTGGCTCTCAGTGACACTCCATTCAGGGTTATGTTCAAGAAGACCTTCTGATTCTGATACTTGCAATTTTTCTACAGTTGTATGGTCAATTGGGAGTTTATTCTGCAATAATATTCTGCTCCTATGATGTAATCTTGCTTTTGTTCAATTCGTTAATTTGAACATGGCTTAATCTTCTTCTGTTGAATTCTTGTTGTCTTTATCTTCCCAACTTATCTCTGTTTCTCTTCAAACATTAATGTTTATCTTACCATATTTGCTATGTCGTATTTGAGAAAATGACCAAAATCATACATTATGTTTGGGTTTAGATCAAAATTATACATATTCTTTCatcataagtggtgcacttttagtcaaactcccaaataaatttaacgaaaaagaacaaaaatgcccctgaacttttaaaaaaagtataaaaataccctttattcatctattttgttaaaactacccctcaattcaactttttggctcatttattctccttgactaacggacaacactaatttttttttttttttaaattaaattgcacatgacattttattactgaaaaattgatttattcttttaaaaagaaatctgaaaccttggattttttttaaatttggaaaacttttttttaacgagtaaaccttgactaacggacaacactaatttttttttcttttcaaaatgtgaaaaattggatttttataaaaatctgaaaaaaataatttttttatggaaaaactgtgtttaaaaaaaaaaaccagaaaactatctttttttttttaaatctagaagaaaattatggagtattagttttgcacattttacttaaaaaaaacaatcaatttttcagatttaaaaattgaattttctaaaaaacaaaatggggtttccacccgttaaaaaaaagttttccaaacttaaaaaaattccacatgttttaatgaaaatccaattctattttttttatatatatataaaaggcttactacatttgttttttaaagaaacggatgttgaaaaattatttttccttattctacaaataacgatttttcagctttctttttaaatgaataaatcaatt
Encoded here:
- the LOC132625901 gene encoding kunitz trypsin inhibitor 5-like: MKSTIFLLSFFLLHFAFSTANPSEISAGPSPSPVLDINGDKVRAGSNYFVLPVIRGRGGGLFPSNVKQNNTCPRDIIQEANEVQQGLPVVFTPVDPKKGVVRLSTDLNVRFFTPTICARETIWKVGEYDDKLKQYFVVTGGVEGNPGPQTVSNWFKIEKLGSDYKFVFCPSVCTFCKVICKDVGIFIQDGVRFLALSDTPFRIMFKKTF
- the LOC132625908 gene encoding kunitz trypsin inhibitor 5-like is translated as MYLNLNEEKMNTLLLLLSLSIIPFTLCVPNPSRLLAGSSPSPVLDINGDKVQAGPNYFILPVIRGRGGGLYPSNVKQNNTCPRDIIQEAPEVQEGLPVVFTRVDAKKGAVSLCTDLNVRFYTPTICARETIWKLGPYDEELKQYFVVTGGVEGNPGPQTVNNWFKIEKFKKDYKFVFCPSVCNFCKVICKDVGIFTKDGVRFLALSDTPFRVMFKKTF